Genomic segment of Syntrophorhabdaceae bacterium:
AAGGCTAGAATGCGTGTATGTTTGTGCTTGGAGACAGGCTTGTTCGGAAAACTCCATCTACAACGCTCTGCCGGACTCTGCGCTGCTCCATGTATGCATATACACGTCCGCGCCAGCAGAGCCCGGCATATCGTCACATCTGAAGCTTTCACTCCAAGCCTGTCTCCACTTACGCCGCGTCCCTCAGCAACATGGCTGAGTTCGCGGTTATTGCATCTGAACCATACAATGACTATCCGCAGCGCATAGCGCAGCTTCTGGTTCCGCCATCCACACAACACATCAATAAGGAAACTGGTGTCTCTAGACCTCCAGTTTTACCGTCAACAACGTCTTTACAGCTCGACAAAGATTTCTGATGCATCGCTACAATAGACCTGTTTCCCCTTGGGACAACAAAATCATTACATTATATGCGGCTGCGCGTAAAGAAATTCAGCGAACGATGTTACTCAACGTAAGCGGATTATGGGAAGAGTGAAGAACCCTTACCACTATGCCGTTCTACTGTGGGCCGCAGGCGTTATGAAGGGACATTGAGACGCGACTTTCCTCCTGAAAGAAACAGCTCAACAACATACTGATTTCACAGCCCTTCAAATGGTATTGCTTTTTGACTGTAGTCTACACCCTGCCCGATTTTCTCGATATACACTGTTTCAAATAGCAATCGTTTACATCTTCAATAGTGTTTTTCCTATAAAGAAATGATATGATGCAAAAAATAAGAAATTACAACGTTGGGAAATTAAAATTGTTGGGCACATCATTAGAAATAATCGGATGCGCCGTATTATCCTGCCGTAGAACAATCAAGGGAGGCGAACTATGGATATTCAGCAGCACTGGGGGGCCATTCGCAATGTAGTCAATAAAGCCTTAGAGAGCAATCATTTCTGCGCGGTAGCCACGGTGAATCCTGATGGTTCACCACGTGTTTCGCCGATTGGTTCTCTTATTCTCTACGAGACAGGGAAGGCCTTTTATTTCGAAGAATTTCCAAAAAATATGCGGCTAAATCTCGACCGGGATCAACGGATATGTGTCATGGCTGTGAATGGAGGATTCTGGCACTGGCTGAAAGCACTCTTTAAGGGACGCTTTGATGCTCCTCCAGGGGTAAGGCTTACGGGTAGGGCCGGTGCAAGGAGAATGGCGACCCAAGAAGAGGTAAAGCAGTGGCAAGAACGGGTGAAACGCTTCCGGAGATTCAAAGGATATAAATTGCTTTGGAAGGACATGCGTTATGTTCGTGAGGTCATATTTGATGGTTTTGAACCGGTGCATTTGGGTCTCATGGGTGAAGGGCTATGGGAAGAACGGAAAGAATAGAATGTTAATGACTACAAACAGGAATGACCTAATTATACCAGTGCAAATAGTGTCAAGCAAATCTTCCGTCTGAGAAGTCAGCCGTCAAACAACAAGCATACCGAAGGATGTTTGCCAAATGAGCACATTAAACGCTATGTTCCAAGATGTAATCGGTGGTTCTTTAGACGTTCAATGCCTGCTTTGTAGATGAAGCGCGTAATTTTTCGGCTCGCAAACAGGAAAAATCCCCATCAGCAGGACAAAGTCCGTATTTTTGACTGTAAGCTTCATTTTGGGAGATTTGCCAAGCGGTCCACCTTTCAAATGGTATTCCTCATAAGTTCTGTATGCTTCAATTCTAACTTAGGTCAGAGAATGCCAAATTAATGAACAAACTTTGTACATGTGGAGACATCTCCAAGGTGAGGAGATCTCTAACGTCTTTTATGCCTCTTTTCAGGCGTTGGGCTTTCCCATCCCCTCCATTTCCCTATGATACGCAAGGATAATGTCCTTTCTGCTTACCATGGCAATTATCTTTGCCGGATCGTGTTTATCCGTCACGGGCAATTCCCGCAAATCTGCACTCGCCATAAGTTTCAATGCCGTGTTGAGAGAGTCGTCCATGGTTACCGTCATCACACTCGACAGGGCGATGTCCCTGGCCACCAAATTGCCGTGTAGTGCCCTGTCTGCCATGGCTTGGCGTAGATCCGTCATAGAGAGAATCCCCTTCAGCCTACCCGTTGTGTCGATGACAGGGAAATCCTGCTGAGTCGAATCGAGCATCACCTTCAGGATGTCCTCAAATGGCATGGCATCGGGGATAATCTCGATTTCTCTGCCAGGGACCACCGCATCTTTCACGGTGAGATGATCCATGACGTCCACCGCATAATCGCCGATGTGGGCCGGTGAGTCGATCCGCGAACGAACCTGTTTCTCGTAGAGAGAAACGTGTCCCAGTAACAGGTAAGCGAGGGACGAAACGATCATCATGGGGACGATGAGGCTGTAACCGCCGGTCATTTCAGCGACCATCACCAGTGATGCGATGGGCACCTTGGCGACTCCTGCGAAGAAGCCGCCCATGCCGACAAGTACAAAGGCAGATGGTTCAGTCACTATATGGGGAAAAAGCTTCCCGCATATGTTCCCGTAGAAACCGCCCAGCATGGAGCCGATAAAAAGAGATGGTGCAAATACGCCACCACTGCCCCCCGAACTAATCGTAAAGGAAGTGGCGATGATTTTGGCAAAGACAAGCATGGCCATGAGCCCTAGAGCAAGCTGTCCGTCTATGGCCGACTGCATCCATTTGTATCCGCCTCCCAAGACTTCGGGATAAAAGAACGCAACGATCCCGAGCATAAGACCGCCCAAAGCCGGTATCGCCGGTCTCGGGATAGTGAGCTTTCTAAAGAACCGGTCTCTCATCCCGTAGAAACACTTGACGTACAAATACCCTACGGGGGCACACAAAAGGCCCAAGACACCATAGAACGGCAGTTGGGAGACGCTTGCCAGGGCAAACGAAGGCGTATGAAAGATCGTCCCCACCCCGTCGTAAAACGTGAAAACCATGAAACCGATTATGGAAGAAAGTGTGCAGGGAATAATCGCTTCGAATTCAAAATCGGCTTTACTGTATAGGACCTCGGTGGCAAAGAGTGCTGCTCCCAGGGGTGCCTTGAATATGGCGCCTATGCCGCCTGCCGCTCCTGCGAGCAGGAGAATACGTCGTTCGTTATCGCTCAGTTTCAAAACACTGGCCAGAAAAGAGGCAAACCCTGACCCGATCTGGGCAATGGGGCC
This window contains:
- a CDS encoding pyridoxamine 5'-phosphate oxidase family protein, coding for MDIQQHWGAIRNVVNKALESNHFCAVATVNPDGSPRVSPIGSLILYETGKAFYFEEFPKNMRLNLDRDQRICVMAVNGGFWHWLKALFKGRFDAPPGVRLTGRAGARRMATQEEVKQWQERVKRFRRFKGYKLLWKDMRYVREVIFDGFEPVHLGLMGEGLWEERKE
- a CDS encoding chloride channel protein — encoded protein: MANIFKSIPDPFAPKRLKRIWRGTFLGIIVGVVSGLGAIIFMFLLQTGTRFFTEDLITYLSPHHNAAYTILGFPFERWMMLWIPAVGGVLSGLLVFRFAPEAEGHGTDAMIDSFHRKRGIVRRRVPIIKTIASAITIGTGGSAGREGPIAQIGSGFASFLASVLKLSDNERRILLLAGAAGGIGAIFKAPLGAALFATEVLYSKADFEFEAIIPCTLSSIIGFMVFTFYDGVGTIFHTPSFALASVSQLPFYGVLGLLCAPVGYLYVKCFYGMRDRFFRKLTIPRPAIPALGGLMLGIVAFFYPEVLGGGYKWMQSAIDGQLALGLMAMLVFAKIIATSFTISSGGSGGVFAPSLFIGSMLGGFYGNICGKLFPHIVTEPSAFVLVGMGGFFAGVAKVPIASLVMVAEMTGGYSLIVPMMIVSSLAYLLLGHVSLYEKQVRSRIDSPAHIGDYAVDVMDHLTVKDAVVPGREIEIIPDAMPFEDILKVMLDSTQQDFPVIDTTGRLKGILSMTDLRQAMADRALHGNLVARDIALSSVMTVTMDDSLNTALKLMASADLRELPVTDKHDPAKIIAMVSRKDIILAYHREMEGMGKPNA